One genomic segment of Coffea arabica cultivar ET-39 chromosome 6e, Coffea Arabica ET-39 HiFi, whole genome shotgun sequence includes these proteins:
- the LOC113697218 gene encoding translocase of chloroplast 90, chloroplastic-like: MMSVKDWVLSQLLSNSLATSRPLSANDSLLSEGHLDEEFRSEAHTSIRVPVSTGSYHHSGYNQENPNDAPYASGDSQEDQDNFSSRQIEGRDSIQSDCTVDVKKLDPVGKIECLQIKFLRLLRRFGFSQDNLLVSKVLYRLQLAMLIRAGESDLRRVNIRIDRAQEIAAEREVSGLPKLDFSIKILVLGKSGVGKSSTINSVLNQMKAPTNAFQPATDHIQEIVGTVNGIRISFIDTPGLLPSSPSSFRKNRKILHSVKQFVRKSPPDIILYFERLDLINMGYSDFPLLKLVTEVFNPAIWFNTILVMTHASSSLPEGPNGYPISYGSFISHCTDLVQHYIHQAVSDTKLENPVLLVDNHPHCRTDSKGEKILPNGQVWKYQFFLLCLCTKVLGDVNNLLDFRDSIQLGPFSSNRLPSLPHLLSSFLKHHTELKLNESDNKIDEVLLSDFEEDDGYDQLPPIRILTKAQFEKLKSSQKKQYLDELDYRETLYLRKQLLEESRRIREKLSNSQGLAAENHSNDQEVAPEPVLLPDMSVPPSFDSDCPVHRYRCLLTSDQWLARPVLDPHGWDRDVGFDGINLETSAEIRKNVFTRVTGQMSKDKQDFSIQSECAVGYLDPEGKTYSVALDVQSGGKELMCTVHGNIKLRNFKYNLTDCGVCVTSFGNKYFLGAKVEDSIVVGKRMKLSMSAGQMGSGGQVAYGGSFGATLRGRDYPVRNDKVGVSMTVLSLDRETVLGLNLESDFRLSRSTKMCVNGNINSRKMGQLCVKTSSSERMEIALIAAISIFRVLLRRKPHDD, translated from the exons ATGATGAGCGTCAAGGATTGGGTTTTATCTCAGCTACTATCCAACTCATTAGCCACATCTAGGCCACTGTCTGCAAATGACAGCCTTTTATCTGAGGGACATCTGGATGAAGAGTTTCGCAGCGAAG CTCACACTTCAATTAGAGTCCCTGTTTCTACCGGTTCATATCACCATTCGGGATATAATCAGGAGAATCCAAATGATGCCCCTTACGCTTCTGGTGATAGCCAGGAAGATCAGGATAATTTCAGTTCACGGCAAATTGAAGGTCGTGATTCTATACAGTCTGATTGTACAGTTGATGTGAAGAAGTTAGACCCGGTGGGGAAGATTGAGTGTCTTCAAATTAAGTTCTTGCGTCTTCTTAGGCGATTTGGCTTTTCACAAGATAACCTTTTGGTGTCAAAGGTCTTATACCGGCTTCAGCTTGCAATGTTGATACGAGCAGGGGAATCAGATCTTAGAAGGGTGAATATAAGAATTGATAGGGCTCAGGAAATTGCAGCAGAAAGAGAGGTATCTGGACTTCCTAAACTGGATTTCTCCATCAAAATACTTGTGCTGGGCAAAAGTGGTGTTgggaagagctcaaccataaATTCCGTATTGAATCAAATGAAGGCACCGACTAATGCTTTTCAGCCTGCTACTGATCACATTCAGGAGATTGTGGGAACTGTGAATGGTATTAGAATTTCCTTCATTGACACTCCTGGCCTTTTGCCTTCATCACCAAGTTCCTTCAGAAAAAACCGGAAAATTTTACACTCTGTGAAGCAATTTGTGAGAAAATCTCCTCCAGACATCATATTGTATTTTGAACGCTTAGACTTGATCAACATGGGTTATAGCGATTTCCCATTGCTGAAGCTTGTAACTGAAGTCTTTAATCCAGCAATATGGTTTAACACCATTCTCGTCATGACTCATGCTTCCTCATCGCTTCCTGAAGGTCCCAATGGTTATCCTATCAGCTATGGTTCTTTCATCAGTCACTGCACAGATTTGGTACAACACTATATTCACCAGGCCGTGTCGGATACGAAACTTGAGAATCCTGTACTTTTGGTGGACAATCATCCTCATTGCAGGACTGATAGCAAGGGAGAGAAAATTCTTCCAAATGGACAAGTGTGGAagtatcaattttttttattgtgctTATGTACCAAAGTTTTGGGTGATGTGAATAACCTCTTGGACTTTAGAGACAGCATACAACTAGGACCATTTAGTAGTAATCGACTTCCTTCTCTTCctcatcttctttcttcttttcttaagCATCATACTGAACTGAAGCTGAATGAATCAGATAACAAAATTGATGAGGTTCTTCTTTCAGACTTTGAAGAAGATGATGGTTATGATCAGTTACCTCCAATTCGTATTTTAACGAAAGCACAATTTGAGAAATTGAAAAGCTCTCAGAAGAAGCAATATCTGGATGAGTTGGATTACAGGGAGACCCTCTATTTGAGAAAACAGCTGCTAGAAGAATCTCGAAGAATAAGGGAAAAACTTTCCAATAGTCAGGGTTTGGCTGCTGAGAACCATTCCAACGATCAGGAGGTTGCGCCTGAGCCTGTTCTCTTGCCAGATATGTCTGTTCCTCCTAGTTTTGATTCTGATTGTCCAGTCCATCGGTATCGCTGCCTGCTGACAAGTGATCAGTGGCTTGCAAGACCAGTACTCGATCCTCATGGATGGGATCGTGACGTGGGTTTTGATGGAATCAACCTTGAGACATCTGCAGAAATAAGAAAGAATGTCTTTACTCGCGTCACTGGACAAATGAGCAAGGACAAGCAAGATTTTAGTATTCAATCTGAATGTGCTGTGGGTTATTTGGATCCTGAGGGAAAGACATACAGTGTAGCTCTTGATGTTCAATCCGGTGGAAAAGAATTAATGTGCACGGTTCACGGTAACATAAAGCTGAGGAATTTTAAGTACAATCTTACTGATTGTGGTGTTTGTGTGACTTCTTTTGGAAACAAGTATTTCTTGGGTGCTAAGGTTGAAGATAGCATCGTAGTTGGAAAGAGGATGAAGTTGTCAATGAGTGCTGGTCAGATGGGTAGTGGTGGTCAAGTTGCTTATGGTGGGAGCTTTGGAGCTACTTTGAGAGGTAGAGACTACCCGGTCAGAAATGATAAGGTCGGTGTCTCAATGACAGTTCTTTCTTTGGACAGGGAGACAGTATTGGGTTTGAATTTAGAGTCTGACTTCAGATTGAGTCGTAGTACCAAAATGTGTGTGAATGGAAATATAAATAGTCGGAAAATGGGGCAGCTCTGTGTAAAGACCAGTAGCTCGGAACGCATGGAAATAGCTTTAATTGCAGCAATCTCAATTTTTAGAGTTCTGCTGCGCAGAAAGCCCCATGATGACTAA